One segment of Thermococcus sp. AM4 DNA contains the following:
- the gor gene encoding glyceraldehyde-3-phosphate:ferredoxin oxidoreductase, protein MRFTVLRLKLDENRVESEEFERDNVYGIIDYGLELHEALETHSVDPYDPKNVVVMGMGPFAGSVLPGAHRLMFFFRSPLYGTLFPSAMGGAAYAFKNVGVDFVTFEGKAEKPVVVLLYNDGENVRVELHEIELEKVIDVWRGYKGEEGVYALTQYLIDTFGGRFDFEYRIAVVGPAALNSNYGAIFSQALRKGQRLAGSEDWAARGGSGSVLLRAHNVVGIIFGGKPRKRKFPGEDISNFRTAKDIVEGVHKKPYNEIIAEKTTKYRFNPKLNTGGTFGGNYPAEGDFVPILNWQMPYIPKEERIKIHENIMKHYWEPFNEEAIKPKNWTTCGEPCPVVCKKYRNGHHVEYEPYEANGPLSGSIVLRASDISVHAADAMGFDAIEFGGTAAWVLELLHRGLLKPEEVGLSGKPDFTKDALINRPIEASETNAKLVAELAHRVAFGENEIARIVGLGKRKASVIFDERFKDRLEYGESFKDYAVFTPLGEDGEITPTMYWAIGNYIPLPIQGRYWTFYQFGVFLEPEELAQKIVASALWEFWYDNVGWCRFHRKWMKPVLKALFLEAYGKNIDMEEHAKKQIKRLIEYARKAGYTPVFWDSMRVIDLVSAGSEEFGNERWAEKFRADKVGTAKEYLSKVLEAYSEILGVEWRL, encoded by the coding sequence ATGAGGTTCACGGTTCTCAGGCTCAAGCTGGACGAGAACAGAGTTGAGAGCGAGGAATTTGAGAGGGATAACGTTTACGGTATCATCGACTACGGTCTTGAGCTCCACGAGGCTCTCGAGACCCACAGCGTTGATCCCTACGACCCGAAGAACGTCGTTGTAATGGGCATGGGTCCCTTCGCGGGCTCGGTTCTTCCTGGGGCACATAGGCTCATGTTCTTCTTCCGCTCACCGCTCTACGGCACGCTCTTCCCCTCGGCGATGGGCGGTGCCGCCTACGCCTTCAAGAACGTCGGCGTTGACTTCGTGACCTTCGAGGGAAAAGCCGAGAAGCCCGTCGTGGTTCTCCTCTACAACGACGGCGAGAACGTTAGGGTCGAGCTCCATGAGATTGAGCTTGAGAAGGTAATCGATGTCTGGAGGGGCTACAAGGGCGAGGAGGGTGTCTATGCCCTCACCCAGTACCTAATAGACACCTTTGGAGGGCGCTTTGACTTTGAGTACAGGATAGCGGTCGTCGGTCCGGCCGCGCTGAACTCCAACTACGGCGCGATATTCTCTCAGGCCCTCAGGAAGGGCCAGCGCCTCGCCGGTAGCGAGGACTGGGCTGCGCGAGGTGGCTCTGGAAGCGTTCTGCTCAGGGCGCACAACGTCGTGGGTATAATCTTCGGAGGAAAGCCGAGGAAGAGGAAATTCCCGGGCGAGGACATCTCGAACTTCAGGACGGCGAAGGACATAGTCGAGGGCGTGCACAAGAAGCCCTACAACGAGATTATTGCCGAGAAGACCACCAAGTACCGCTTCAACCCCAAGCTCAACACCGGCGGAACCTTCGGAGGCAACTACCCGGCTGAGGGCGACTTCGTTCCGATACTCAACTGGCAGATGCCCTACATTCCAAAGGAGGAGCGCATAAAAATCCACGAGAACATAATGAAGCACTACTGGGAGCCCTTCAACGAGGAGGCCATAAAGCCCAAGAACTGGACGACCTGTGGCGAGCCCTGTCCCGTCGTCTGCAAGAAGTACCGCAACGGCCACCACGTCGAGTACGAACCTTACGAGGCCAACGGTCCGCTCAGCGGGAGCATCGTTCTGAGGGCGAGCGACATAAGCGTCCACGCGGCCGATGCTATGGGCTTCGACGCGATAGAGTTCGGAGGAACCGCCGCGTGGGTTCTCGAACTGCTTCACCGCGGGCTTCTCAAGCCGGAGGAGGTTGGCTTAAGCGGCAAGCCGGACTTCACAAAGGATGCCCTCATCAACAGACCGATAGAGGCGAGCGAGACCAACGCGAAGCTCGTGGCTGAACTGGCCCACCGGGTTGCCTTCGGCGAGAACGAGATAGCCAGGATAGTTGGCCTCGGCAAGAGGAAGGCGAGCGTAATCTTCGACGAGCGCTTCAAGGACAGGCTGGAGTATGGCGAGAGCTTCAAGGACTACGCGGTATTTACTCCGCTCGGCGAGGACGGCGAGATAACGCCGACGATGTACTGGGCGATAGGCAACTACATACCGCTCCCGATTCAAGGAAGATACTGGACCTTCTACCAGTTCGGCGTCTTCCTTGAGCCGGAGGAGCTGGCGCAGAAGATAGTCGCTTCAGCCCTCTGGGAGTTCTGGTACGACAACGTCGGCTGGTGCCGCTTCCACAGGAAGTGGATGAAGCCCGTCTTGAAGGCCCTCTTCCTTGAGGCCTACGGAAAGAACATCGACATGGAGGAGCACGCGAAAAAGCAAATAAAGAGGCTCATCGAGTACGCCAGAAAGGCCGGCTACACCCCGGTCTTCTGGGACAGCATGCGCGTCATAGACCTCGTTTCGGCCGGCAGTGAGGAGTTCGGAAACGAAAGGTGGGCCGAGAAGTTCAGGGCCGACAAGGTCGGCACTGCGAAGGAGTACCTGAGCAAAGTCCTGGAAGCCTACAGCGAGATTTTGGGGGTTGAGTGGAGGTTATAA
- the fbp gene encoding fructose-1,6-bisphosphate aldolase/phosphatase, producing the protein MAVGEKITISVIKADIGGWPGHSRVHPQLIETAEEILAKAKEEGTIIDFYVAYAGDDLQLIMTHKKGVDSPDVHGLAWKAFEEATKVAKELGLYGAGQDLLKDAFSGNVRGMGPGVAEMEITLRKSEPIVTFHMDKTEPGAFNLPIFRMFADPFNTAGLVIDPKMHMGFRFEVWDILKHKRVILNTPEEVYDLLALIGAKSRYVIKRVYPKEGHPIPKDEPVAVVSTEKLYEIAGEYVGKDDPVAIVRAQSGLPALGEVLEPFAFPHLVSGWMRGSHNGPIMPVPMNYANPTRFDGPPRVVALGWQISPEGKLVGPVDLFDDPAYDYARQKALEITEYMRRHGPFEPHRLPLEDMEYTTLPGVLKRLEERFEDIE; encoded by the coding sequence ATGGCCGTTGGAGAAAAGATAACGATCAGTGTAATAAAGGCCGACATAGGCGGCTGGCCGGGACACTCAAGGGTGCACCCGCAGCTCATTGAGACCGCTGAAGAGATCCTCGCCAAGGCCAAGGAGGAGGGTACAATAATAGACTTCTACGTGGCCTACGCGGGCGACGACCTCCAGCTGATAATGACCCACAAGAAGGGCGTTGACAGCCCCGACGTTCACGGGCTCGCCTGGAAGGCCTTCGAGGAGGCAACCAAGGTAGCTAAGGAGCTCGGCCTCTACGGTGCCGGACAGGACCTTCTCAAAGATGCATTCAGCGGAAACGTCCGCGGAATGGGGCCCGGTGTGGCTGAGATGGAGATAACGCTGAGGAAGAGCGAGCCGATAGTGACCTTCCACATGGACAAGACCGAGCCTGGCGCGTTTAACCTGCCGATATTCAGGATGTTCGCCGACCCGTTCAACACCGCTGGCTTAGTCATCGACCCCAAGATGCACATGGGCTTCCGCTTCGAGGTCTGGGACATCCTCAAGCACAAGCGCGTCATCCTCAACACCCCGGAGGAGGTCTACGACCTTCTCGCACTCATCGGTGCCAAGAGCCGCTACGTCATCAAGCGCGTTTATCCGAAGGAGGGCCACCCGATTCCGAAGGACGAGCCGGTAGCTGTCGTCAGCACCGAGAAGCTCTACGAGATCGCTGGAGAATACGTCGGCAAGGACGACCCGGTCGCCATAGTCAGGGCCCAGAGCGGACTTCCGGCCCTTGGTGAGGTCCTCGAGCCCTTCGCCTTCCCGCACCTCGTCAGCGGATGGATGCGCGGTTCCCACAACGGCCCGATAATGCCCGTTCCGATGAACTACGCCAACCCGACCCGCTTTGACGGCCCGCCGAGGGTTGTCGCGCTCGGCTGGCAGATAAGCCCCGAAGGAAAGCTCGTCGGTCCGGTTGACCTCTTCGACGACCCTGCCTACGACTACGCCAGGCAGAAGGCCCTTGAGATAACCGAGTACATGCGCAGGCACGGCCCGTTCGAGCCGCACAGGCTCCCGCTCGAGGACATGGAGTACACCACCCTGCCGGGTGTGCTGAAGAGGCTTGAGGAGCGCTTCGAGGACATCGAGTGA
- a CDS encoding DNA-directed DNA polymerase II large subunit, protein MGEELYSPEMKNYFESLQREIDKAYEIARKARSQGKDPSLEVEVPQATDMAGRVESLVGPKGVAERIRVLVKEYGKELASLKIVDEIIEGKFGDLGSKEKYAEQAVRTALAILTEGIVSAPLEGIADVKIKRNTWADNSEYLALYYAGPIRSSGGTAQALSVLVGDYVRKKLGLDRFKPSEEHIERMVEEIDLYHRAVTRLQYHPEADEVRLAMRNIPIEITGEETDKVEVSHRNVPGVETNHLRGGAILVLAEGVLQKAKKLVKYIDKMGVEGWDWIKEFVEAKEKGKSSEEPKADESKAEDSGAREEVAEKVEKGFYYELYEKFRANIAPNKKYTKEIIGGRPLFAEPSENGGFRLRYGRSRVSGFATWSVNPATMLILDEFIAIGTQMKTERPGKGCIVTPATTVEGPIVKLKDGSVIRVDDYETALKVRNDLDEILYVGDALINFGDFVENNQTLLPANYAEEWWVQELAKAIGELYEVELKPFSDNPREAVEEVAEYLEISADFLEGLLRDPLRVKPSVELAIHLSKVLDIPFHPYYTLYWNTLKPEEVEELQKALLNAQIEWDEFRKLKFAKRIILENDPRIKRYLELLGLPHRLERTEGGRKVIVVDYPWSSALLTPLGNLEWEFKAKPFFTVIDVINENNPIKLRDRGISWIGARMGRPEKAKERKMKPPVQVLFPIGLAGGQSRDIKKAAEEGKTAKVEIAFFKCPKCGHTGPEHLCPVCGTRKELLWHCPKCNVDYPESEAKEFGFRCPRCDVELKPYAQREIKPSELLRRAMDNVKVYGIDRLKGVKGMTSGYKMAEPLEKGLLRVKNDVYVFKDGTIRFDATDAPITHFKPKEIGVSVEKLRELGYTHDFEGKPLERDDQIVELKVQDIILSYEAGKYLLKVARFVDDLLEKFYGLPRFYNAEKMEDLIGHLVIGLAPHTSAGIIGRIIGFSDVLVGYAHPYYHAAKRRNCDGDEDSVMLLMDALLNFSRYYLPEKRGGKMDAPLVVTTRLDPREVDSEVHNMDVVRYYPLEFYKATYEMKSPKEIKFIERVEDRLGKPEMYEGIKFTHDTDDIGLGPKMSLYKQLGDMVEKVERQLALAERIRAVDEHHVAETILNSHLIPDLRGNLRSFTRQEFRCVKCNTKYRRPPLIGRCPKCGGKIVLTVSKGAVEKYLPTAKMLVTRYKVKDYTRQRICLTEKDIKTLFETVLPEKQRTLLGFSADVCEKMIKERTGSSNGKNGYLDGFNGKNGKAKKAKAENGAKKEKKSKAEKSKDLKKEVKREKAKAKRKKRISLDEFFGG, encoded by the coding sequence ATGGGAGAAGAGCTATACTCACCCGAGATGAAGAATTACTTCGAATCACTCCAGAGGGAGATCGACAAAGCCTATGAGATAGCGAGGAAAGCCCGCTCCCAGGGGAAGGACCCCAGCTTGGAGGTCGAGGTGCCCCAGGCGACCGACATGGCCGGCCGTGTTGAGAGCCTCGTTGGGCCAAAAGGCGTCGCCGAGAGGATCAGGGTTCTCGTCAAGGAGTACGGCAAGGAGCTTGCCTCCCTGAAAATTGTCGACGAAATCATCGAGGGTAAGTTCGGCGACCTTGGGAGCAAGGAGAAGTACGCGGAGCAGGCCGTCAGAACCGCCCTCGCGATACTCACGGAGGGTATCGTTTCCGCCCCGCTTGAGGGAATCGCCGACGTCAAAATCAAGCGCAACACCTGGGCCGACAATTCCGAATACCTGGCCCTCTACTACGCCGGGCCGATAAGGAGCTCCGGCGGAACTGCTCAGGCCCTGAGCGTCCTCGTCGGCGACTACGTGAGGAAAAAGCTCGGCCTCGACCGCTTCAAGCCGAGCGAGGAGCACATTGAGAGGATGGTCGAGGAGATAGACCTCTATCATAGAGCCGTTACGCGCTTGCAGTATCATCCGGAAGCCGATGAAGTGAGGCTCGCGATGAGGAACATCCCCATCGAGATAACCGGTGAAGAGACAGATAAGGTGGAAGTGAGTCACAGGAACGTCCCCGGCGTCGAGACCAACCACCTGCGTGGTGGAGCGATTCTTGTTTTGGCTGAAGGTGTCCTCCAGAAGGCCAAGAAGCTCGTCAAGTACATAGACAAGATGGGCGTGGAAGGCTGGGACTGGATAAAGGAGTTCGTTGAGGCCAAAGAGAAGGGCAAGAGCTCCGAGGAACCCAAGGCCGACGAATCCAAGGCCGAGGATTCCGGGGCGAGGGAAGAAGTGGCAGAAAAAGTCGAGAAGGGCTTCTACTACGAGCTCTACGAGAAGTTTAGGGCCAACATAGCCCCGAACAAGAAGTACACGAAGGAGATAATCGGTGGAAGGCCCCTTTTCGCCGAGCCTTCAGAGAACGGTGGCTTCCGCCTGCGCTACGGGAGGAGTCGCGTCAGCGGTTTCGCGACGTGGAGCGTTAACCCTGCCACCATGCTAATCCTCGACGAGTTCATAGCGATAGGAACGCAGATGAAAACCGAGAGGCCCGGAAAGGGCTGTATCGTAACGCCTGCAACAACGGTGGAAGGGCCGATAGTCAAGCTCAAGGACGGAAGTGTTATACGGGTTGACGACTACGAGACGGCTCTAAAGGTCAGAAACGACCTCGATGAGATTCTCTATGTTGGCGACGCGCTCATCAACTTCGGAGACTTTGTCGAGAACAACCAGACGCTTCTGCCTGCTAACTACGCCGAGGAATGGTGGGTTCAGGAGCTTGCCAAGGCAATTGGGGAGCTCTACGAGGTCGAGCTCAAGCCGTTCTCCGACAACCCGCGCGAGGCCGTTGAGGAAGTTGCCGAATACCTTGAGATAAGTGCGGACTTCCTTGAGGGCCTTTTGAGAGACCCGCTCAGGGTTAAGCCGAGCGTTGAGCTGGCGATACACCTCTCGAAGGTTCTGGACATACCCTTCCACCCCTACTACACTCTCTACTGGAACACTCTGAAGCCTGAGGAAGTGGAGGAACTTCAAAAGGCTCTTCTCAACGCCCAAATCGAGTGGGACGAGTTCAGGAAGCTGAAGTTCGCGAAGAGAATAATCCTCGAAAACGACCCGAGAATCAAGCGCTACCTTGAGCTCCTCGGCCTGCCCCACAGGCTCGAGAGGACAGAGGGGGGGAGGAAGGTCATCGTCGTTGACTACCCCTGGAGTTCAGCCCTGCTCACGCCCCTCGGCAACCTCGAGTGGGAGTTCAAAGCCAAGCCCTTCTTCACGGTCATAGACGTCATCAACGAGAACAACCCGATAAAACTCAGGGACAGGGGAATAAGCTGGATAGGGGCCAGAATGGGCAGGCCCGAGAAGGCCAAGGAGAGGAAGATGAAACCACCGGTTCAGGTGCTGTTCCCGATTGGCCTCGCCGGGGGGCAGAGCAGGGACATTAAGAAGGCCGCGGAGGAAGGAAAAACAGCTAAGGTCGAGATAGCCTTCTTTAAGTGTCCAAAGTGCGGTCATACCGGCCCGGAGCACCTCTGCCCGGTCTGCGGGACGAGGAAGGAACTCCTCTGGCACTGCCCGAAGTGCAACGTTGATTATCCCGAGAGCGAGGCGAAGGAGTTCGGCTTCCGCTGTCCGCGCTGTGACGTCGAGCTGAAGCCCTACGCCCAGAGGGAGATAAAGCCCTCTGAACTGCTGAGGCGGGCCATGGACAACGTCAAGGTCTACGGCATCGACAGGCTCAAGGGCGTCAAGGGTATGACTTCCGGCTACAAAATGGCCGAGCCCCTCGAAAAGGGCCTCCTGAGGGTTAAGAACGACGTCTACGTTTTCAAGGACGGCACAATCCGCTTTGACGCGACGGATGCGCCGATAACGCACTTCAAGCCGAAGGAGATAGGGGTCAGCGTTGAAAAGCTTCGCGAGCTCGGCTACACCCACGACTTCGAGGGCAAACCCCTCGAGCGGGACGACCAGATAGTCGAGCTGAAGGTTCAGGACATAATCCTCTCCTACGAGGCAGGGAAATACCTCCTCAAGGTCGCGCGCTTCGTAGACGACCTGCTCGAGAAGTTCTACGGCCTGCCGAGGTTCTACAACGCCGAGAAGATGGAGGATTTGATAGGGCACCTCGTCATCGGTTTGGCACCCCACACCTCGGCCGGAATCATCGGCAGGATAATCGGCTTCTCCGATGTTCTGGTCGGCTACGCGCACCCGTATTATCATGCGGCCAAAAGACGCAACTGCGACGGGGATGAGGATAGTGTAATGTTACTTATGGATGCATTGTTGAACTTTTCTCGTTACTATTTGCCCGAAAAACGCGGTGGCAAGATGGACGCACCGCTGGTCGTTACGACGAGGCTCGACCCGCGCGAGGTGGACAGCGAGGTCCACAACATGGACGTCGTCCGCTATTATCCCCTTGAGTTCTACAAGGCCACCTACGAGATGAAATCGCCGAAGGAAATCAAGTTCATCGAGCGCGTTGAAGATAGACTCGGCAAACCGGAGATGTACGAAGGGATAAAGTTCACCCACGATACCGACGACATCGGCCTCGGCCCGAAGATGAGCCTGTACAAACAGCTCGGCGACATGGTCGAGAAGGTCGAGAGACAGCTCGCTTTGGCGGAGCGCATTCGCGCGGTCGATGAGCACCACGTTGCGGAAACCATACTCAACTCCCACCTGATTCCCGATTTGAGAGGTAACCTGAGGAGCTTCACGAGGCAGGAGTTCCGCTGTGTGAAGTGCAACACGAAATATCGGAGGCCTCCGCTCATCGGGCGCTGTCCCAAGTGCGGTGGAAAAATCGTCCTGACGGTGAGCAAGGGCGCGGTCGAGAAGTACCTGCCGACGGCGAAGATGCTGGTTACCCGCTATAAAGTCAAGGACTACACGAGGCAGAGGATTTGCCTGACGGAGAAGGACATAAAGACGCTCTTCGAGACGGTTTTGCCCGAAAAGCAGAGGACCTTACTCGGCTTCTCGGCAGATGTGTGCGAGAAGATGATTAAGGAGCGCACTGGCTCTTCAAACGGAAAGAACGGCTATCTAGATGGCTTCAACGGGAAGAACGGGAAGGCGAAGAAAGCGAAGGCAGAGAACGGGGCCAAGAAGGAGAAGAAATCTAAGGCCGAAAAGTCGAAAGACCTCAAGAAGGAAGTCAAGAGGGAGAAGGCTAAGGCAAAGCGGAAGAAGCGCATAAGCCTCGACGAGTTCTTCGGGGGTTAG
- a CDS encoding DNA-directed DNA polymerase II small subunit — MLVEDLMRNKYLITPSAYYLLEQYYKKDFSLAELIKFAKARGSFVITSSIAEEFLSSRGLIPGSGEAEGHETSISTGEPPETGPFNSSIGQNMVETEGFSEGESFISTGTDVEESSSEPLPEPIEPVQEEASPEPFPVETVGDVVEVTEPYEESIDDEPNGELNGVSVENGNGIKPKIIYGDYGIPIAYVGDEVPEEEKTYSVYEDVVITPNPDFHYRAAEMPDESEVIFDVKNVKFSPPKAKSAAGKEGEFLVEAYRLHFRSRLKKMRRIFRENPEIGGIIDIGKLSYVQPGSEVTVVGLLTDKRETSKGYVLEIEDATGRIKVFINRNREDAKLVMNIMHDSAVAVSGKYSGKGMIFADHIYLPDVPKVRSQKPPLKEKVYAVLLSDIHVGSNKFCENAFEKFLEWLNGNVENEAHAELVSRIKYLIIAGDVVDGVGIYPGQYDELAIPDIFDQYEALANLLRNVPGHIHTFIGPGNHDAARTALPQPGFYEEYARPIYRLKNVTIISNPAVIRLHGRDFLIAHGRGIEDVVTEIPNRSHHRPAEAMVELLKLRHLAPTFGGKVPVAPDPEDLLVIESVPDLFQAGHVHVMQYKIYNGVFVINTGTWQAQTEFQKMVNIVPTPARVPIIDVETARLRAVINFEQFCEGV; from the coding sequence ATGCTGGTTGAGGATCTAATGAGGAATAAGTACCTCATAACCCCCTCCGCCTACTACCTTCTGGAGCAGTACTACAAAAAGGACTTCTCCCTGGCCGAGCTGATAAAGTTCGCCAAGGCCAGGGGATCGTTCGTTATAACTTCCTCAATAGCTGAGGAGTTCCTTTCATCCAGGGGCCTCATCCCCGGCTCGGGTGAAGCTGAAGGGCATGAAACCTCTATTTCCACTGGAGAACCCCCTGAAACAGGCCCCTTTAATTCCTCCATTGGTCAAAATATGGTCGAAACCGAGGGCTTTTCTGAGGGGGAGAGTTTCATTTCCACTGGAACTGATGTCGAGGAATCGTCATCGGAGCCCCTCCCTGAGCCCATCGAGCCAGTGCAGGAGGAGGCCTCCCCAGAGCCTTTTCCAGTGGAAACGGTGGGGGACGTTGTTGAGGTTACGGAACCTTACGAGGAATCCATCGACGACGAACCCAACGGGGAACTGAACGGGGTCTCTGTGGAAAACGGGAACGGGATCAAGCCTAAGATCATCTACGGGGACTACGGCATTCCGATAGCCTACGTTGGGGACGAGGTACCCGAGGAGGAAAAGACGTACTCCGTTTACGAAGACGTTGTCATAACCCCCAACCCGGACTTCCACTACCGCGCCGCAGAGATGCCCGATGAATCCGAGGTCATCTTCGACGTCAAAAACGTGAAGTTCTCCCCTCCCAAGGCCAAGAGCGCCGCCGGTAAGGAGGGGGAGTTCCTCGTTGAGGCCTACCGTCTTCATTTCCGCTCGCGCCTGAAGAAGATGCGCCGGATTTTCCGGGAAAATCCCGAGATAGGCGGGATAATCGATATAGGGAAGCTCAGCTACGTTCAGCCGGGTTCCGAGGTAACGGTCGTTGGTTTGCTCACTGACAAGAGGGAGACGAGTAAGGGCTACGTTCTCGAGATCGAGGACGCAACGGGCAGGATAAAGGTCTTCATCAACAGGAACCGGGAGGACGCGAAGCTCGTTATGAACATAATGCACGACTCGGCCGTCGCCGTTTCCGGCAAGTACTCGGGCAAGGGCATGATATTCGCGGACCACATCTACCTTCCCGACGTTCCAAAGGTTCGTTCCCAGAAGCCTCCCCTCAAGGAGAAGGTTTACGCGGTTCTTCTGAGCGACATCCACGTTGGGAGCAACAAATTCTGTGAGAATGCCTTTGAGAAGTTTCTCGAATGGCTCAACGGCAACGTCGAGAACGAAGCCCATGCTGAACTCGTCAGCAGGATAAAGTACCTGATCATAGCCGGGGACGTGGTGGATGGAGTTGGAATCTACCCCGGCCAGTACGACGAACTCGCCATCCCGGACATCTTTGACCAGTACGAGGCTTTGGCCAATCTCCTCCGCAACGTTCCAGGGCACATCCACACCTTCATCGGCCCCGGCAACCACGACGCCGCGAGAACTGCCCTGCCGCAGCCAGGTTTCTACGAGGAGTACGCAAGGCCAATCTACCGCCTCAAGAACGTGACCATAATAAGCAACCCCGCGGTGATAAGGCTCCATGGCAGGGACTTCCTCATAGCCCACGGCAGGGGAATAGAGGACGTCGTCACCGAGATACCCAACAGGAGCCACCACCGGCCGGCGGAGGCGATGGTTGAGCTTTTGAAGCTCCGTCACCTGGCCCCGACCTTCGGCGGAAAAGTGCCCGTTGCCCCCGATCCTGAGGATCTGCTCGTCATTGAGAGCGTCCCGGACCTCTTCCAGGCCGGCCACGTCCACGTCATGCAGTACAAGATCTACAACGGCGTCTTCGTCATAAACACCGGCACCTGGCAGGCCCAGACCGAGTTCCAGAAGATGGTGAACATAGTCCCAACGCCGGCGCGTGTGCCGATAATCGACGTTGAAACGGCCCGTTTGAGAGCGGTTATAAACTTCGAGCAGTTCTGCGAGGGGGTTTGA
- a CDS encoding ORC1-type DNA replication protein — protein MDDYLGSIFEKYLHAKKIFKNKEVLRHSYTPKELPHRREQIEELAHILVPVLRGETPSNVFVYGKTGTGKTVTIKFVTEELKKISDKYNVPVEVIYINCEIVDTQYRVLANIVNHFKEESGVEVPLVGWPTDEVYARLKEVIDSKERFVIIVLDEIDKLVKKSGDDILYSLTRINTELSKAKVSIIGISNDLKFKEYLDARVLSSLSEEEVVFPPYDATQLRDILMQRAKDAFNEGVLDDAVVPLCAALAAREHGDARRALDLLRVAGEIAEREGASKVTERHVWLAQEKIEQDTMEEVIKTLPLHSKVLLHAVVLLDENGELPANTGDVYSIYKSLCDYIDLDPLTQRRISDLINELDMLGIINAKVVSKGRYGRTKEIRLNVTPHKVKKVFSQDDQLRPLLTLNLSRQRRLI, from the coding sequence ATGGACGACTACCTCGGCTCGATCTTTGAGAAGTACCTCCACGCCAAGAAGATCTTCAAAAACAAGGAGGTGTTGAGGCACAGTTACACTCCCAAGGAGCTCCCCCACAGGAGGGAGCAGATAGAAGAGCTGGCCCACATCCTCGTTCCCGTTTTGAGGGGTGAGACTCCTTCGAACGTTTTTGTGTACGGTAAGACCGGGACCGGAAAGACAGTTACCATTAAGTTTGTCACTGAGGAGCTCAAAAAGATCTCCGATAAGTACAACGTCCCGGTCGAGGTCATCTACATCAACTGTGAGATTGTGGATACTCAATATCGCGTTCTGGCCAATATCGTCAATCACTTCAAGGAGGAAAGCGGCGTTGAGGTGCCCCTCGTCGGCTGGCCGACCGACGAAGTGTACGCCCGGCTTAAGGAGGTAATCGACTCCAAGGAGCGCTTCGTGATAATAGTTCTCGACGAGATAGACAAGCTCGTGAAGAAGAGCGGTGACGATATACTCTACTCGCTCACTAGGATCAACACCGAGCTCTCTAAGGCGAAGGTCAGCATAATAGGCATCTCGAACGACCTCAAATTCAAGGAGTACTTGGATGCGCGCGTTCTGTCGAGCTTGAGCGAGGAGGAGGTCGTTTTTCCGCCTTACGACGCCACGCAGCTCAGGGATATTCTCATGCAGCGTGCGAAAGATGCCTTTAACGAGGGCGTCCTCGACGATGCGGTCGTTCCCCTCTGTGCGGCTTTGGCGGCTCGCGAACACGGCGACGCGAGAAGGGCCCTTGATCTGCTCCGCGTCGCTGGGGAAATCGCGGAGCGCGAGGGGGCGAGCAAGGTAACCGAACGGCACGTGTGGCTCGCGCAGGAGAAGATAGAGCAGGACACCATGGAGGAGGTTATAAAAACCCTTCCCCTCCATTCAAAGGTTCTGCTTCACGCCGTCGTTCTCCTCGACGAAAACGGCGAGCTCCCCGCCAACACGGGGGACGTTTACTCCATATACAAATCCCTCTGCGATTACATCGACCTCGATCCCCTCACCCAGCGCAGGATAAGCGATCTGATAAACGAGCTCGACATGCTCGGTATAATCAACGCCAAGGTCGTGAGCAAGGGCCGCTACGGCAGAACCAAGGAGATCCGTCTGAACGTCACCCCCCACAAGGTCAAGAAGGTTTTCAGTCAGGACGATCAGCTAAGGCCTCTCCTCACCCTTAACCTCTCCCGCCAGAGGAGGTTGATCTAA